In Oleiharenicola lentus, the following are encoded in one genomic region:
- a CDS encoding GDP-L-fucose synthase family protein: MKLFIAGHNGMVGGALVRRFQAEPGVQLVLRTRKELDLTSQAAVHAFLAAEKPDVVIMAAAKVGGIHANNTYPADFAYDNLVIATNTIHGAYAAGVKRFLFLGSSCIYPKLAPQPMPESCLLTGPLEPTNEAYAIAKIAGLKLCEYYRKQHGVLYHSAMPTNLYGPGDNYHPQNSHVLPALIRKFHEAKEAGRPEVVAWGSGSPKREFLHVDDLADACAFLLRLDNPPDLLNIGTGTDVTIRELTELVAEVTGFTGRIAWDATKPDGTPRKLMDVSKLAALGWKAKTALRDGVRLTYASYLAELKAGSLRC, from the coding sequence ATGAAACTCTTCATTGCAGGACACAACGGCATGGTCGGTGGCGCGCTTGTGCGCCGCTTCCAGGCCGAGCCGGGCGTGCAGCTGGTGTTGCGCACACGCAAGGAGCTCGACCTCACCAGCCAGGCGGCGGTCCACGCTTTCCTGGCCGCGGAGAAGCCCGATGTCGTCATCATGGCCGCGGCCAAGGTCGGCGGCATCCACGCGAACAACACCTACCCGGCGGACTTCGCCTATGACAACCTCGTCATTGCCACCAACACGATCCACGGCGCCTACGCCGCGGGCGTGAAACGGTTCCTCTTCCTTGGCAGCTCCTGCATCTATCCGAAGCTCGCGCCGCAACCGATGCCCGAGTCCTGCCTGCTCACCGGCCCGCTGGAGCCGACCAACGAGGCCTACGCCATCGCCAAGATCGCCGGGCTCAAGCTCTGCGAGTATTACCGCAAGCAGCACGGCGTGCTCTACCACTCGGCGATGCCCACCAACCTCTATGGTCCGGGCGACAACTATCACCCGCAGAACTCGCATGTGCTGCCCGCGCTCATCCGCAAGTTTCACGAGGCGAAGGAAGCCGGGCGGCCCGAGGTTGTGGCCTGGGGCTCGGGTTCGCCGAAGCGAGAGTTCCTGCATGTGGACGATCTGGCCGACGCCTGCGCCTTCTTGCTGCGTCTGGATAACCCGCCCGACCTGCTCAACATCGGCACCGGCACCGACGTCACAATCCGGGAGCTCACCGAGCTGGTGGCCGAGGTCACGGGATTCACGGGACGGATTGCGTGGGATGCCACCAAGCCCGACGGCACGCCGCGCAAACTGATGGATGTCTCCAAGCTCGCGGCCCTCGGCTGGAAAGCGAAAACCGCCCTGCGCGACGGCGTGCGCCTGACCTACGCCAGCTATTTGGCCGAGCTGAAAGCCGGCTCGCTGCGTTGCTAG
- a CDS encoding four helix bundle protein: protein MSCQNLQVYQRAHEFGVACHRLSMDLPKFELFESGSQLRRASKSVSANIVEGYGRREYAAEYHRFLVIALASNDEAGEWLRYLAECHPDKASAVEPLQSENQEIGRMLNRFIGSLGS, encoded by the coding sequence ATGTCCTGCCAGAACCTTCAGGTCTATCAACGCGCGCATGAATTTGGCGTCGCCTGCCACAGGCTTAGTATGGACTTGCCGAAGTTCGAACTATTCGAAAGTGGCAGCCAACTTCGACGCGCCTCGAAGTCCGTCTCGGCGAACATCGTGGAGGGATACGGGCGCCGCGAGTATGCAGCGGAATACCACCGCTTCCTGGTGATTGCCCTCGCCTCCAACGATGAGGCTGGCGAATGGCTTCGTTATCTAGCCGAGTGCCACCCTGACAAAGCGTCCGCAGTCGAACCGCTCCAGAGCGAGAACCAGGAAATCGGCCGAATGCTGAATCGGTTCATCGGCAGTCTAGGCTCCTAG
- a CDS encoding DUF4870 domain-containing protein, translating into MSTDTPPPAATTEDRTVAILSYITIIGFIVAIVMHSSKKTKLGSYHLRQMLGLVICGLVGGFVGIIPILGWIMLPIIWIGLLVFWVMGLIAAVNGQQKPIPVLGEKFQQWFGNAFE; encoded by the coding sequence ATGTCCACCGATACGCCTCCGCCTGCCGCCACGACCGAGGATCGCACCGTCGCCATCCTCTCTTACATCACCATCATCGGTTTCATCGTCGCGATCGTCATGCACAGCAGCAAGAAGACGAAGCTCGGTTCCTACCACCTGCGCCAGATGCTGGGTCTCGTGATCTGCGGCCTGGTCGGTGGCTTCGTCGGCATCATTCCGATCCTGGGCTGGATTATGCTGCCCATCATTTGGATCGGTCTGCTGGTGTTCTGGGTCATGGGCCTCATCGCGGCCGTCAATGGCCAGCAGAAGCCCATTCCGGTGCTGGGGGAGAAGTTCCAGCAGTGGTTTGGCAACGCCTTCGAGTGA